The proteins below come from a single Deltaproteobacteria bacterium genomic window:
- a CDS encoding Rieske 2Fe-2S domain-containing protein, whose translation MSTALAESIAPHPWPVEGVTRIPYRAFFDPAIYAQEQERIFRGPTWNYVGLEAEVPNAADFKATFVGDTPIVITREKDGTLRGFVNRCAHRGAIVCREPRGNRVRHQCVYHQWTYDLQGNLVGVPFRGGVGGKGGYPTDFQPAEHGLRKLRVETYQGLIFASFAEEIETLASYLGPDMRHWLDRLFRRPVQVLGYARQYIHANWKLYAENTRDPYHASLLHLFHTTFGIYRAAMGGGVTMDDTKRHDMLRAYRISEAQEREAYRGKDIRTYQEQYTLADPSLLTTRKEFEVELTNHIQSIFPCLVVQQIQNTLATRHILPKKADEFELLFTFFGYEDDDAELRAIRLKQANFVGPAGYISMEDGHAAELVQQAIVRDQNATSFIEFGGRTMESEENLLTESAIRGFWQHYREVMHL comes from the coding sequence ATGAGTACCGCCTTAGCTGAATCGATTGCTCCTCACCCGTGGCCTGTTGAGGGTGTTACACGGATTCCGTATCGCGCCTTTTTTGATCCCGCCATTTACGCCCAAGAGCAAGAACGGATTTTTCGTGGCCCTACCTGGAACTATGTGGGCTTAGAAGCTGAGGTGCCCAACGCCGCAGACTTCAAAGCGACCTTCGTTGGTGACACGCCCATTGTGATTACTCGCGAGAAGGACGGCACGCTCCGTGGCTTTGTTAATCGCTGTGCCCATCGTGGCGCGATTGTCTGTCGCGAACCACGGGGAAACCGTGTACGCCATCAATGCGTGTATCATCAATGGACGTACGATCTGCAAGGCAACCTCGTTGGGGTCCCATTTCGTGGTGGTGTCGGCGGGAAGGGCGGATACCCAACCGACTTTCAACCCGCTGAGCATGGGCTACGCAAGCTACGAGTAGAGACCTATCAGGGGCTGATTTTTGCTTCATTTGCTGAAGAGATTGAAACGCTTGCGTCCTACCTCGGACCAGATATGCGCCACTGGCTCGATCGCCTCTTTCGTCGCCCAGTCCAGGTACTGGGATACGCTCGCCAATACATTCATGCAAACTGGAAGTTATACGCTGAAAATACCCGTGACCCGTATCACGCGAGCCTTCTCCATCTCTTTCATACGACCTTTGGTATTTATCGCGCAGCGATGGGAGGTGGGGTCACTATGGATGACACGAAACGGCACGACATGCTGCGTGCCTACCGCATCTCTGAAGCCCAGGAGCGAGAAGCCTATCGCGGCAAAGACATCCGTACCTACCAAGAGCAATACACTCTTGCTGATCCGTCGTTACTGACGACACGTAAAGAGTTTGAAGTCGAGCTGACCAACCATATCCAATCGATCTTTCCTTGCCTGGTGGTACAGCAAATCCAGAACACACTCGCGACGCGGCATATTCTGCCGAAGAAAGCTGATGAGTTCGAGCTGTTGTTTACCTTCTTTGGCTATGAAGATGACGACGCCGAGCTGCGAGCGATTCGTCTCAAGCAAGCGAACTTCGTGGGACCAGCGGGATATATTTCTATGGAGGATGGCCATGCGGCTGAACTGGTGCAACAGGCCATCGTGCGCGACCAGAACGCGACGTCATTTATTGAATTTGGCGGACGAACTATGGAGAGTGAGGAAAACCTTCTCACTGAGAGTGCGATTCGCGGGTTTTGGCAGCATTATCGAGAAGTGATGCATCTCTAA
- a CDS encoding SDR family oxidoreductase translates to MRVLEKIRLDDKVAIVTGAGRGLGREMALALAEAGADIVAAARTQSQIDETAQLVRTKGRRCLTVQTDVTDSASVNRMVEATIAEFGKIDILVNNAGGATRGWNKPLETLSDEIWHNGISLNITSTFYCCRAVLPHMLKHGGGKIINVTSGLGVRASRYNFMYSTAKAGMINFTRALAMNYADKNIQATLILPGIFPHDDPEMMAFWQGGKFIPVGRTGKDDELGPACVFLASDVSNYMNGEMIALEGGGLAGGEVPTGFAPIVPLPEGAQS, encoded by the coding sequence ATGAGGGTGCTGGAGAAAATTCGTTTGGATGACAAGGTCGCTATAGTCACGGGTGCCGGTCGAGGATTGGGACGTGAGATGGCCCTCGCGTTAGCCGAGGCTGGGGCAGATATTGTCGCTGCAGCGCGGACGCAGTCTCAAATCGATGAAACTGCACAACTGGTACGCACCAAGGGTCGTCGTTGTCTGACCGTCCAGACCGATGTCACTGACTCAGCGTCAGTGAATCGCATGGTCGAAGCAACTATTGCTGAGTTTGGTAAGATCGATATCTTGGTAAATAACGCTGGCGGAGCAACACGCGGCTGGAACAAGCCACTCGAAACGCTCAGCGATGAGATTTGGCATAATGGCATCAGTCTCAATATCACCAGCACCTTCTATTGCTGCCGTGCCGTTTTGCCGCACATGCTCAAACACGGCGGAGGCAAAATCATCAATGTCACTTCGGGTTTGGGCGTACGTGCGTCGCGTTACAATTTCATGTACTCGACCGCTAAAGCTGGGATGATCAATTTCACCCGTGCTTTGGCAATGAATTATGCCGACAAAAACATTCAAGCAACGCTCATTCTTCCGGGCATTTTCCCGCACGACGACCCGGAGATGATGGCGTTCTGGCAAGGCGGAAAGTTCATTCCGGTAGGTCGTACGGGGAAAGACGATGAACTTGGCCCGGCTTGCGTGTTTCTTGCCTCCGATGTGTCGAACTATATGAATGGCGAAATGATCGCCCTTGAAGGTGGCGGTCTCGCTGGCGGTGAGGTCCCGACAGGCTTCGCGCCGATTGTTCCACTCCCAGAAGGAGCGCAATCATGA
- a CDS encoding class I SAM-dependent methyltransferase — MRKVSETMQPWQAFIAGPLYTEAAAPWREDPAFTTLSEFPGLRDSIGGRVAEALTQAIGLVQALTQIDLLAIVHAHPRPQGLCLGFGMNALEPYDLLQVFSLTQVHGYEWIREQVVEAAQTLTVWAREDAQLSERIRLHHGTMSDLHALPDRSIQVVYVGNVFMHEIPMTHETFARTVTEIIRVLDEGGVLLSRGSSGALETALRSAGKLLLQNPLVSVFQKQKGTATS, encoded by the coding sequence ATGCGAAAGGTGAGTGAAACTATGCAACCTTGGCAAGCCTTCATCGCAGGTCCGCTGTACACGGAAGCCGCGGCGCCGTGGCGAGAGGATCCTGCGTTTACCACATTAAGTGAATTTCCTGGCCTGCGAGATAGCATCGGCGGACGGGTTGCGGAGGCGCTGACCCAAGCGATCGGGCTGGTACAGGCGCTGACGCAGATTGACCTCCTGGCTATCGTCCATGCTCATCCGCGCCCGCAGGGATTGTGTCTGGGCTTTGGGATGAATGCCTTAGAGCCTTACGATTTGCTTCAGGTGTTTTCGCTGACTCAGGTGCATGGATATGAGTGGATCAGAGAACAGGTCGTGGAAGCGGCGCAGACATTAACGGTATGGGCTCGGGAGGATGCGCAGTTGTCTGAACGGATTCGGCTGCATCATGGCACTATGAGTGATCTTCATGCCTTACCGGATCGATCGATCCAGGTCGTGTATGTTGGCAATGTGTTTATGCATGAGATTCCCATGACGCACGAGACCTTTGCACGTACGGTTACGGAAATCATCCGTGTTTTGGACGAAGGCGGCGTGCTCTTGAGTCGTGGTTCTTCTGGGGCATTAGAGACGGCGTTGCGTTCTGCAGGGAAGTTGTTACTGCAGAATCCGTTGGTCTCGGTCTTTCAGAAACAGAAAGGGACGGCCACGTCATGA
- a CDS encoding DUF1684 domain-containing protein, translating into MKKGAFTMQRPLLWVSYGLALSLLLASVSLAQERPYQQEIAAWRQERDGRLKADEGWLTIAGLYWLNQGDTTVGTGPTNDIVLPPGSAPASVGVFSLQQGKLTFTAATGAEVTQRGKRTHTATLAPGPGTGAAPDDALSFGRLILWLHKSGERSAIRLRDTSSQLRQDFTGCRWFPVDPSYRVTARFVPYAEPKPVVMANVLGDQESYTSPGVVEFTLHGQKLRLEPVSAGSDRLFFVFRDGTSGDETYGAARFLTTDRPQNGEVLLDFNKTVNPPCAYNPFTTCPLPSKENRLTVRIEAGELNYH; encoded by the coding sequence ATGAAGAAAGGAGCTTTCACTATGCAACGGCCACTGCTGTGGGTTAGCTATGGATTGGCTCTTTCCCTGCTGCTGGCATCGGTTTCCCTTGCGCAAGAACGTCCCTACCAACAGGAAATCGCCGCCTGGCGACAGGAACGGGATGGTCGTCTAAAAGCAGATGAGGGTTGGCTCACGATTGCCGGACTCTATTGGCTCAACCAGGGAGACACCACCGTCGGCACCGGGCCAACCAATGACATTGTTCTTCCCCCAGGTTCAGCCCCAGCCTCCGTTGGTGTCTTTTCTCTGCAACAGGGAAAGCTCACGTTCACAGCGGCAACAGGCGCCGAAGTCACCCAACGAGGGAAGCGTACACACACGGCAACGTTGGCGCCAGGCCCCGGCACAGGAGCTGCACCAGATGACGCGCTCTCATTTGGGCGTCTGATCCTGTGGCTCCATAAGAGCGGTGAGCGCTCTGCAATTCGCTTACGAGATACATCCAGTCAACTGCGCCAGGACTTCACAGGGTGTCGCTGGTTTCCAGTTGATCCTTCCTATCGCGTCACTGCACGTTTTGTTCCATATGCAGAGCCGAAGCCGGTGGTTATGGCGAATGTCCTGGGCGACCAGGAGTCGTACACCAGCCCAGGAGTAGTCGAGTTTACCCTCCACGGACAGAAGCTGCGTTTAGAACCTGTGTCGGCAGGGTCGGATCGGTTATTCTTTGTCTTTCGCGATGGAACGAGTGGAGATGAGACCTATGGCGCAGCGCGCTTTCTCACGACCGACAGGCCACAGAATGGAGAGGTGCTGTTAGATTTCAACAAAACAGTCAATCCGCCATGTGCCTATAATCCCTTCACCACCTGCCCACTACCGTCGAAAGAAAATCGCTTGACCGTGCGGATCGAGGCTGGAGAGTTGAATTACCATTGA
- a CDS encoding VOC family protein → MICLDHVHIFSSDIDKTIEFYRVMFGARVVYDASLVGQRNVRIDIGGHAMHVYDQRPRSADRGLVNHIGLRTDDLDALVSHLKAHGVTFRKDITEDPAFRYIMCEAPDGVLLELYQVKPGGEWMIGEGNARKET, encoded by the coding sequence ATGATTTGCCTTGACCATGTGCATATTTTCTCGTCGGACATTGATAAGACGATCGAGTTCTATCGTGTGATGTTTGGTGCCCGCGTGGTGTATGATGCCTCACTGGTCGGGCAACGCAACGTCCGGATCGACATCGGTGGCCATGCGATGCACGTTTATGACCAGCGACCACGCAGCGCTGACCGTGGGCTTGTCAACCATATTGGTCTTCGTACCGATGATCTTGACGCATTGGTGTCGCACCTGAAAGCACACGGAGTGACATTTCGTAAAGATATTACTGAAGATCCTGCGTTTCGTTACATCATGTGCGAAGCGCCGGACGGTGTGTTACTGGAGCTGTATCAGGTGAAACCGGGGGGAGAGTGGATGATCGGCGAGGGCAATGCCAGGAAGGAAACTTAA
- a CDS encoding aromatic-ring-hydroxylating dioxygenase subunit beta — protein sequence MITPEIRQAIEDLMHEYVHCIDDDGLERWPTLFASQCLYKVVPRENADLNLPIAIMFCDSQGMLLDRVTAHRKANLFAAHFYRHIVSSIRVIGEEHGIWSVRANYVVFRTAADAVQYGATEMYSAGAYRDKVVFEDGVAKFREKIVVADTCKVSSLLVTPL from the coding sequence ATGATTACACCAGAAATCCGCCAAGCAATCGAAGACCTCATGCACGAGTATGTCCATTGCATCGATGACGACGGTTTGGAACGGTGGCCGACGTTATTTGCCTCGCAGTGTCTCTATAAAGTTGTGCCGCGTGAGAATGCCGACCTCAATTTGCCGATCGCGATTATGTTCTGCGATAGCCAGGGGATGTTGCTGGATCGCGTGACCGCACATCGCAAGGCAAACCTGTTTGCTGCGCACTTTTATCGTCATATCGTCAGCAGTATCCGCGTTATCGGAGAAGAGCACGGCATCTGGTCGGTGCGTGCGAATTATGTTGTCTTCCGGACCGCAGCGGACGCGGTGCAGTATGGCGCAACGGAGATGTACAGTGCCGGAGCGTATCGTGACAAGGTCGTCTTTGAAGATGGCGTAGCAAAGTTCAGAGAAAAGATTGTCGTTGCTGATACGTGTAAGGTGTCGTCGCTGTTGGTGACACCGCTGTGA
- a CDS encoding SDR family oxidoreductase, with translation MSLESFSLAGKTALVVGAHTALGRAAAIALAEAGADVVVTTTSLNSRESERLSACAEVIRSLTRKSITHTLDSTNEADVASILQQTVSEFDKLDILVNAPDLPFAKPLAQISLAEWQRVLNENLTSVYLTCRAASPTMLAQQSGRIINIVSVLGERGMANGSAYCAAQAGVLNLTRALSLEWARNGITVNAIGAGWAEGMGMIADEQLKQQLARYVPNKRLAQPHEISDAVVYLASDSTGFITGQTIWLEGGVLSRL, from the coding sequence ATGAGCTTGGAGTCATTCTCACTGGCAGGGAAAACCGCCTTAGTTGTGGGCGCCCATACAGCCCTGGGGCGAGCTGCGGCAATCGCCTTAGCAGAGGCTGGAGCGGACGTGGTAGTGACTACAACATCGCTGAACAGTCGAGAGAGTGAGAGGCTTTCTGCATGTGCAGAGGTAATTCGCTCCCTCACACGCAAAAGTATTACCCATACGTTGGATTCCACCAACGAGGCTGACGTTGCTTCGATCCTGCAACAGACGGTGTCTGAGTTTGATAAGTTGGATATCCTCGTCAACGCACCGGACTTACCCTTTGCCAAACCACTGGCACAAATATCACTTGCAGAGTGGCAACGCGTTCTCAATGAGAACCTCACCAGTGTCTATCTCACCTGTCGCGCAGCGAGTCCGACCATGCTTGCACAACAATCTGGGCGTATCATCAATATCGTTTCAGTTCTCGGCGAGCGCGGCATGGCTAATGGGAGTGCGTACTGTGCTGCCCAAGCCGGAGTGTTGAATCTCACTCGTGCGCTGTCATTGGAATGGGCTCGGAATGGCATTACCGTCAACGCCATCGGTGCGGGCTGGGCAGAAGGCATGGGCATGATTGCCGATGAGCAGCTCAAACAGCAGCTTGCCCGCTATGTTCCCAACAAACGGTTAGCCCAGCCCCATGAGATCAGCGATGCAGTTGTCTATCTGGCTTCTGACTCAACTGGCTTTATTACTGGACAAACGATTTGGCTTGAGGGGGGAGTACTAAGCAGGCTATAG
- a CDS encoding CoA ester lyase encodes MSRLRRSLLFVPASSEKFFAKAKDSHADTLIFDLEDAVAPDRKAAARETMKAVLRDAGFQKFERTVRINALDTPWFLDDVLTMVEAGADGLVVPKTNSVENIQFVDRLVTLAENRSGRTIGAVKLLPLIEQPEAIGNAFAIAKATKRIAGIAFGHGDFSASMGIKAGPSVDGIVLHARCQVAIAAKAAGIVPIDNVFLDIPNIAGLTDETRQGKELGYEGKACIHPNQVDPVNAVYTPSAEDVAYARELVAAFEQAVAEGKGAVAFRGRMIDGPIADIERIVLDRARAAGMLA; translated from the coding sequence ATGTCCCGGTTACGTCGCAGCCTACTGTTCGTTCCAGCTAGCAGCGAAAAGTTCTTCGCTAAAGCCAAAGACTCACATGCAGATACATTGATCTTTGATCTCGAAGATGCGGTTGCGCCTGATCGCAAGGCTGCCGCACGTGAGACGATGAAAGCAGTGTTGCGCGATGCTGGATTTCAGAAATTCGAACGCACCGTGCGCATCAATGCATTAGATACGCCGTGGTTTCTGGATGATGTCTTGACAATGGTTGAAGCTGGGGCGGATGGGTTAGTTGTTCCGAAAACGAATAGTGTTGAGAATATCCAGTTTGTCGATCGGTTGGTCACGCTCGCAGAAAATCGCAGTGGGCGGACGATTGGTGCAGTCAAGCTGTTGCCACTGATCGAACAACCCGAAGCCATCGGTAATGCCTTTGCGATTGCCAAAGCGACCAAACGCATTGCTGGGATTGCTTTTGGGCATGGCGATTTTTCTGCATCAATGGGCATTAAGGCTGGACCGTCGGTCGATGGGATTGTCTTGCATGCACGGTGCCAAGTGGCGATCGCTGCGAAAGCTGCTGGTATCGTTCCCATTGATAATGTGTTCCTTGATATACCCAACATCGCTGGTCTGACCGATGAGACGCGTCAAGGGAAAGAGTTGGGATATGAAGGGAAAGCGTGTATCCATCCTAATCAAGTCGATCCAGTGAATGCCGTCTACACTCCCAGTGCAGAAGACGTTGCCTACGCCCGAGAACTGGTGGCGGCGTTTGAACAGGCTGTTGCTGAAGGGAAGGGCGCGGTCGCCTTTCGTGGTCGCATGATCGATGGTCCGATTGCCGACATCGAACGGATTGTCTTGGATCGAGCACGGGCAGCGGGGATGCTTGCGTAA
- a CDS encoding CoA transferase: protein MSNLPLEGLKVVDAAILFASPTISQNMGDFGAEVIKVEHPKLGDSLRSLGATKNGIPLWWKITNRNKKCVTLDLGKPEGAEIFKKLIADADVVTENFRPGTLERWGLGWDVLHAINPRMILVRVSGFGQTGPYKEKPGFGTLAEAMSGFAHITGPSDGPPTLPGTGLADAVAGQFGTWAVMMALYERDHKSGKGQYIDLSVLEPIFTILGDQAITYDQLGVIQQRTGNRVPSIGAPRNIYKTKDGKWIALSANAQAMGARVFNAIGQPDLINDPRFKDNRARVAHIDEVDAIVSGWIAQHTMVEALRIFDEHECAAAPVYDIAGIFADPHFQARETVTTVQDPDLGPVKMQNVIPRLSRTPGKIRWPGPTRMGQHNEDVYCGKLGMPKERLAELKEKGII from the coding sequence ATGAGTAACTTACCACTCGAAGGGCTCAAGGTCGTTGACGCAGCAATTCTGTTTGCGTCGCCGACGATTTCGCAGAATATGGGAGACTTTGGTGCAGAGGTCATCAAGGTCGAGCATCCGAAGCTCGGAGATAGTCTGCGGTCGCTGGGAGCGACCAAGAACGGCATTCCATTGTGGTGGAAGATTACCAATCGCAATAAGAAGTGTGTGACGTTAGATCTCGGTAAACCTGAAGGCGCAGAGATCTTTAAGAAATTGATTGCCGATGCTGACGTAGTGACGGAAAATTTTCGCCCCGGCACTCTGGAACGGTGGGGGCTTGGTTGGGACGTGTTACATGCCATCAACCCGCGCATGATTCTTGTGCGCGTCTCAGGGTTCGGCCAAACTGGACCCTACAAAGAGAAACCTGGCTTTGGCACGTTGGCCGAAGCGATGAGTGGCTTTGCCCATATTACAGGCCCCAGTGATGGTCCCCCAACACTGCCTGGCACTGGTTTAGCCGATGCAGTGGCCGGGCAGTTCGGCACTTGGGCAGTGATGATGGCGTTGTATGAACGGGACCATAAAAGTGGCAAAGGACAGTACATTGACCTCAGTGTATTAGAACCGATCTTCACTATCCTTGGCGATCAAGCGATTACCTACGACCAACTGGGAGTGATCCAGCAGCGCACCGGCAACCGTGTGCCTTCCATCGGAGCACCTCGCAATATCTACAAGACGAAAGACGGTAAGTGGATTGCGTTGTCTGCCAATGCTCAAGCGATGGGCGCACGGGTGTTCAATGCCATTGGGCAACCGGATTTGATCAACGACCCGCGGTTCAAAGACAACCGGGCGCGCGTTGCTCATATCGACGAGGTTGACGCGATTGTTAGCGGCTGGATTGCGCAACATACGATGGTTGAGGCATTGCGTATCTTTGATGAGCATGAATGCGCTGCCGCACCGGTTTATGACATCGCAGGGATTTTTGCCGACCCGCATTTCCAAGCCCGTGAGACGGTGACGACCGTGCAAGACCCAGACCTGGGGCCGGTGAAGATGCAGAATGTGATTCCTAGGCTTTCGCGCACCCCAGGAAAGATTCGCTGGCCTGGGCCGACGCGTATGGGGCAACACAATGAGGACGTGTATTGTGGCAAGTTGGGAATGCCTAAAGAGCGGTTGGCGGAGCTGAAAGAGAAAGGGATCATTTAA
- a CDS encoding ParA family protein, whose product MTKTITLCSGKGGVGKTVLASSLARIIQQEEHANVLLLDLDPSVQGLTLLLFQNKYELDHVPLSFAEYLAGGEAVEKDLLEALHKSVNSDGHAGPLYALYRRAEGVFAVPFSTESERPDWTQFSQLDFDVVSAKLQKLIEAATDALKLDYVIIDTQAGPGSLIFAAATLSDVNLILLEEDDISWRTALNLLVEISDLNKRLQRRSRSYFLANKASAELVDTAGKLKAFSFLSPLPYDAWMQKLFAKATSAVLEKEFENTDFFRQVRTRVWHDIAGLFGMSKQPVKDSFKFGALFRRQNGKSAHHPIIETNGVAPSSTEAKANKEATVNPPKEATPDKAQEKTDKPQTPQGNAQPPPPPQKSSGNAREGKR is encoded by the coding sequence ATGACAAAAACGATTACCCTGTGTAGCGGGAAAGGTGGGGTCGGAAAAACGGTTCTGGCTTCGAGCCTTGCTCGGATCATTCAACAAGAAGAGCATGCCAATGTCTTATTACTCGATTTGGACCCATCAGTCCAAGGACTGACGCTCCTTCTGTTTCAGAATAAGTATGAGTTGGACCATGTACCGCTGTCATTCGCCGAATATCTTGCTGGTGGTGAAGCAGTCGAAAAAGATTTGCTGGAGGCTTTACACAAATCAGTGAACAGCGACGGGCATGCGGGTCCGCTCTATGCGCTCTATCGACGAGCCGAAGGCGTCTTCGCTGTCCCGTTCTCTACCGAGAGTGAGCGGCCTGATTGGACACAATTTAGCCAGCTCGATTTCGATGTGGTAAGCGCCAAGTTGCAAAAGCTGATAGAGGCAGCCACAGACGCATTGAAACTCGACTATGTCATCATCGACACACAAGCTGGACCAGGAAGTTTGATTTTTGCCGCCGCGACTCTGAGTGATGTCAATCTCATTTTGCTCGAAGAAGACGATATTAGCTGGCGCACGGCGTTGAACCTCCTCGTGGAGATTTCTGATCTCAATAAACGGCTCCAGCGTCGCTCGCGGAGCTATTTCCTGGCGAATAAAGCCAGTGCAGAACTCGTGGATACCGCAGGCAAACTCAAAGCCTTCTCATTCCTCTCCCCACTCCCCTATGACGCCTGGATGCAGAAGCTCTTTGCCAAAGCCACCTCGGCTGTCCTGGAAAAAGAGTTCGAAAATACGGACTTCTTTCGTCAGGTACGAACGCGGGTGTGGCACGACATCGCCGGGCTCTTTGGCATGAGCAAGCAACCAGTGAAAGATAGCTTCAAATTTGGGGCACTTTTCCGTCGGCAAAACGGGAAATCCGCACATCATCCGATTATCGAAACCAATGGCGTAGCCCCTTCATCCACGGAGGCAAAAGCCAACAAAGAGGCAACTGTCAACCCGCCGAAAGAAGCGACTCCTGATAAAGCCCAAGAGAAGACTGACAAACCGCAAACGCCCCAGGGAAACGCGCAGCCTCCGCCTCCACCACAAAAGTCATCCGGTAACGCGCGGGAAGGGAAACGGTAA